One window from the genome of Salvia miltiorrhiza cultivar Shanhuang (shh) chromosome 7, IMPLAD_Smil_shh, whole genome shotgun sequence encodes:
- the LOC130995632 gene encoding probable methyltransferase At1g27930 has protein sequence MQKSQNQNQKAERRWPLGLVVMGLIGGASLVFVVLGRNSSAPFLCGAWGRRPTGPATSLQLDAILHYATSTVVPQQSLGEISVTFAVLRSVGPANFLVFGLGRDSLMWAALNPRGRTLFLEEDPKWVHTVLKDAPALRAHTVHYRNQLSQADDLLHHFRSEPDCSPHKSFIRGNDNCRLALNMLPDEVYDNEWDLIMIDAPRGYFPEAPGRMAAIYSAAVMARNRKKPGVTHVFLHDVDRRVEKMYAEAFLCKKYLVKAEGRLWHFEIPPAANLNSDFC, from the exons atgcAGAAAAGCCAGAACCAAAACCAGAAGGCGGAGAGGCGATGGCCCCTGGGGCTGGTGGTGATGGGGCTGATCGGCGGCGCGTCGCTGGTGTTCGTGGTGCTGGGGAGGAACAGCTCGGCGCCGTTCCTGTGCGGCGCGTGGGGGAGACGCCCCACGGGTCCGGCGACGAGCCTCCAGCTGGACGCCATCCTCCACTACGCGACGTCGACGGTGGTGCCGCAGCAGTCGTTGGGCGAGATCTCCGTCACATTCGCCGTCCTCCGCTCGGTGGGGCCCGCCAACTTCCTCGTCTTCGGACTCGGGCGCGATTCCCTCATGTGGGCCGCCCTCAACCCACGTGGCAGGACGCTATTCCTGGAGGAGGACCCCAAGTGGGTCCACACCGTCCTAAAAGACGCCCCTGCCCTCCGCGCCCACACCGTCCACTACCGCAACCAACTCTCCCAAGCCGACGACCTCCTGCACCATTTCCGCTCCGAGCCCGATTGCTCGCCGCATAAATCCTTCATACGTGGCAACGATAACTGCAG GTTAGCGCTGAACATGCTCCCCGACGAGGTCTACGACAACGAGTGGGACCTCATAATGATCGACGCGCCGCGGGGCTACTTCCCGGAGGCGCCGGGGAGGATGGCGGCGATATACTCGGCGGCGGTGATGGCCAGGAACCGGAAGAAACCGGGCGTCACTCACGTCTTCCTGCACGATGTCGACCGCCGGGTCGAGAAAATGTACGCGGAGGCGTTCCTCTGCAAGAAGTATCTGGTCAAGGCGGAGGGGAGGCTCTGGCACTTCGAGATACCGCCAGCCGCTAACCTCAACAGCGACTTCTGCTAG
- the LOC130995631 gene encoding stress-induced protein KIN1-like, which produces MDNASYQAGQTKGQAQEKGNQLMEKAGNAAQSAKESVQEAGQQVQAKAQGAVDSVKDAVNSNK; this is translated from the exons ATGGATAACGCAAGCTACCAAGCTGGACAGACCAAGGGCCAAGCTCAG GAAAAGGGTAACCAGCTGATGGAGAAAGCTGGCAATGCTGCACAATCTGCCAAAGAATCAGTTCAAGAG GCTGGACAGCAGGTGCAGGCTAAGGCACAAGGTGCTGTTGATTCCGTCAAGGATGCCGTTAACTCTaacaagtga